A genomic segment from Truepera sp. encodes:
- a CDS encoding DUF4388 domain-containing protein, translating into MTTLNGRLGDGVVANVLQYLQLSQGTGCLSLVHPARRHGQIYLEGGKVVCVEARPLHDLAALTALLEWREGSFTFRAGVTAPRRSMNRNVDTVLLEATYLADAGTLEGAPGAGPDTVLRVAPHRDLDDSVLLSLGALHLWRYLDGTSSLRQLAAGSGKSVESLVKAADELIEHELVEYASLTVADPRFAREVTREAVDLLGPVGTIVVEDALIELGVSGEALPTGLVDEFVSEVVRAFPSGERRLEFARRMGELRGMFALDAQERGRKP; encoded by the coding sequence GTGACGACCTTGAACGGCCGTTTGGGAGATGGCGTGGTTGCCAACGTGTTGCAGTACTTGCAGCTCAGCCAGGGCACGGGCTGCCTGTCGCTCGTGCACCCGGCGCGCCGCCATGGTCAGATCTACCTCGAGGGCGGCAAGGTCGTCTGCGTCGAGGCGCGCCCCCTCCACGACCTCGCGGCCCTGACCGCGCTCCTCGAGTGGCGCGAGGGCAGCTTCACCTTCCGTGCCGGGGTGACCGCGCCGCGCCGCAGCATGAACCGCAACGTCGACACCGTTCTGCTCGAGGCCACTTACCTGGCCGATGCCGGAACGCTCGAGGGCGCCCCCGGGGCCGGCCCGGACACCGTGCTGCGCGTTGCGCCCCACCGTGATCTCGACGACTCCGTGCTGCTATCGCTAGGCGCGTTGCACTTGTGGCGCTACTTGGACGGCACCAGCAGCTTGCGGCAGCTAGCCGCCGGCTCCGGCAAGTCGGTCGAGTCGCTGGTGAAAGCGGCGGACGAACTCATCGAGCACGAGTTGGTGGAGTACGCATCGCTCACGGTGGCAGATCCGCGCTTCGCGCGCGAGGTGACTCGCGAAGCGGTCGACCTGTTGGGTCCGGTCGGCACTATCGTCGTCGAGGACGCGCTGATCGAGCTCGGCGTCAGCGGCGAAGCGTTGCCCACGGGCCTGGTGGACGAGTTCGTGTCGGAAGTCGTGCGGGCCTTCCCCAGCGGCGAGCGCCGCCTGGAGTTCGCCAGGCGGATGGGGGAGCTTAGGGGTATGTTCGCCCTCGACGCCCAGGAACGCGGGAGGAAACCTTGA
- a CDS encoding isocitrate/isopropylmalate dehydrogenase family protein, producing MYSICLIPGDGIGQEVIPAARRLLEATGLPLEFSVAEAGWETFQARGTSVPPATLETVRAADATLAGAFTSPSKRVEGHQGAIRYMRRTLDLFSNLRPARSRPVPGAVRGIDMLMVRENTEGLYVEKERRYGDVAIADAVVTRRASERIARVALDQAMRRRKNLAVVHKANVLPLTSGLFLDTVMEVAKEYPEVDTYDIIVDAAAMKLVRAPTTFDVLVSTNLFGDILSDLMAGLTGGLGIAPSANVGEKYAIFEPVHGSAPDIAGRGIANPTATFLTAAMLLDHLGEQAAARRVNAAVDAVLKGGELTPDLGGAATTASFTDAVIAAL from the coding sequence ATGTACAGCATCTGTTTGATACCCGGTGACGGCATCGGTCAGGAAGTAATCCCGGCCGCCCGCCGCTTACTGGAAGCCACGGGTCTGCCGCTCGAGTTCAGCGTCGCCGAGGCGGGCTGGGAAACGTTCCAGGCGCGCGGCACGAGCGTACCCCCCGCCACCCTGGAGACCGTACGCGCCGCCGACGCCACCCTCGCCGGCGCCTTCACCAGCCCGTCGAAACGAGTGGAGGGGCATCAGGGCGCCATCCGCTACATGCGCCGTACCCTCGACCTGTTCTCCAACCTCAGGCCCGCGCGCTCCCGGCCGGTGCCGGGCGCCGTTCGCGGCATCGACATGCTCATGGTGCGCGAGAACACCGAGGGCCTCTACGTGGAGAAGGAGCGGCGCTACGGCGACGTTGCCATCGCGGACGCCGTCGTCACCCGCCGGGCAAGCGAGCGCATTGCCCGCGTGGCGCTCGACCAGGCCATGCGCCGGCGCAAGAACCTGGCCGTCGTGCACAAGGCCAACGTCCTACCCCTGACGTCGGGGCTCTTCCTTGACACGGTCATGGAGGTCGCGAAGGAGTACCCGGAGGTCGACACGTACGACATCATCGTGGACGCGGCCGCGATGAAGCTAGTACGCGCACCGACAACGTTCGACGTGCTCGTCTCCACCAACCTCTTCGGCGACATCCTCTCCGACCTCATGGCGGGCCTCACCGGCGGCTTGGGCATTGCTCCGAGCGCCAACGTGGGCGAGAAGTACGCCATCTTCGAGCCCGTCCACGGCAGCGCGCCCGACATCGCCGGACGCGGCATCGCCAACCCTACGGCCACGTTCCTCACGGCCGCGATGCTGCTGGACCACTTGGGTGAGCAGGCCGCCGCGCGCAGGGTCAATGCCGCGGTCGACGCAGTCCTCAAGGGCGGCGAACTGACCCCCGACCTGGGCGGGGCCGCTACCACGGCGAGCTTCACCGATGCCGTCATCGCGGCGCTCTGA
- a CDS encoding permease-like cell division protein FtsX: MMYAFLQAMRAIRGNWVASVSTITTMTLSLTILVGFSLLSVNLNNALASLQGELEVAAYLQDGANVQQLTETIRAWPEVERLDFVSKGQALAEMVADLPSLERAAGLVENPLPDTLHLRLYDPAQTSLVRLRLEQLPGVQEVDDSSGAVATFLALNDVLRIGGSILIVVLLSAALFAIVNSIRAAITARKEEIDVMRLVGAKRGFIRLPFLFEGFLLGLISAVLALGLAIPAYQVAVMRLSEQFAFVPFVRDAALLGWIAGLLALLAMLVGLVGSAIAVSQHLREEH; encoded by the coding sequence ATGATGTACGCCTTCTTGCAGGCCATGCGCGCCATCCGCGGCAACTGGGTGGCCAGCGTCTCGACCATCACGACCATGACGCTGTCGCTCACCATCCTGGTGGGGTTCAGCCTGCTGTCCGTGAACCTCAACAACGCCCTAGCAAGCCTGCAGGGCGAGCTCGAAGTGGCCGCCTACTTGCAAGACGGCGCCAACGTCCAGCAGTTGACGGAGACGATACGCGCCTGGCCGGAGGTCGAACGCCTCGACTTCGTGAGCAAGGGCCAGGCCCTGGCGGAGATGGTGGCCGACCTCCCTTCGCTCGAGAGAGCTGCCGGCCTCGTCGAGAACCCCCTCCCCGACACCCTGCACCTGCGCCTCTACGACCCGGCGCAGACCTCGCTCGTCAGGCTCCGGCTCGAGCAGTTGCCGGGGGTCCAGGAAGTCGACGATTCGAGCGGCGCGGTCGCCACGTTCCTCGCCCTCAACGACGTCTTGCGCATCGGCGGCTCCATCCTCATCGTGGTGCTGCTCAGCGCCGCGCTGTTCGCCATCGTCAACTCCATCCGCGCGGCGATAACGGCGCGCAAGGAAGAGATCGACGTCATGCGACTCGTGGGCGCGAAGCGTGGGTTCATCCGGCTGCCGTTCCTCTTCGAGGGGTTCCTGCTGGGGCTCATCAGCGCCGTTTTGGCCCTCGGCCTGGCCATTCCCGCCTACCAGGTGGCGGTCATGCGGCTCTCCGAACAGTTCGCGTTCGTGCCGTTCGTTCGCGACGCCGCGCTGCTCGGCTGGATCGCCGGGCTACTCGCCCTCCTGGCGATGCTGGTGGGCTTGGTGGGTAGCGCGATAGCCGTGAGCCAACACCTGCGCGAGGAGCACTAG
- a CDS encoding peptidoglycan DD-metalloendopeptidase family protein, with protein sequence MRRPVILLLLTALVAAALTLAPRASAQVALTSPGLEAIEQDLQSYQALLAKRNQELEAIKAALGQTASQLEKRLAERDKVSNDLAAKRREREELLGRIAALETEKAGTEAQIAALDTRLAQIGERVQALLLSHFKQRGQRLTAAFTTSNSFHDLRVRNHYLGLLAEQDANVINELDAVLNEQRAAKAQLESQITELTAAEAELAKAEAELEATRQRLESVVAELNATRAGQLVQQQALLEEQNRLEQSLGDLGQQRANEIARLRAEEERARAAAAEYAQDRDKQLELERQADLARSRADALAAPLAPLTSGFVRPFDGAKLISRFGEGNNSYLGIQAPMNNAAVRAVQAGRVKAVTYLGANFGYMVALQHANGIVSVYVNLRQPLVGLYDTVAQGTVLGYLGGGTLTRPDVLQFYAQRETSAGNPFIDPAPLLGW encoded by the coding sequence GTGCGGCGCCCCGTCATCCTGCTGTTACTTACCGCCCTGGTGGCTGCCGCGCTCACGCTGGCGCCGCGGGCGTCCGCTCAGGTGGCGCTCACCAGCCCCGGGCTGGAGGCCATCGAGCAGGACCTGCAGAGCTACCAGGCGCTCCTCGCCAAGCGGAACCAGGAACTCGAAGCCATCAAGGCGGCCCTCGGCCAGACAGCCTCGCAGCTCGAGAAGCGCCTGGCGGAGAGGGACAAGGTGAGCAACGACCTCGCGGCCAAGCGCCGGGAGCGTGAGGAACTGCTCGGCCGGATCGCTGCCCTCGAAACGGAGAAGGCCGGCACCGAGGCGCAGATCGCCGCGCTCGATACGCGCCTGGCGCAGATCGGCGAGCGCGTGCAGGCGCTGTTGCTTAGCCACTTCAAGCAGCGGGGGCAGAGGCTCACGGCGGCCTTCACCACCAGCAACTCGTTTCACGACCTGCGGGTGCGCAACCATTACCTGGGGCTGTTGGCGGAGCAGGACGCCAACGTGATCAACGAACTCGACGCCGTCCTGAACGAGCAGCGCGCGGCCAAGGCCCAACTGGAGAGCCAGATCACCGAACTCACCGCGGCCGAAGCCGAACTTGCCAAGGCCGAGGCCGAGTTGGAGGCCACCCGGCAGCGGCTCGAGAGCGTGGTGGCGGAGCTCAACGCGACGCGAGCCGGCCAGCTCGTCCAGCAACAGGCGCTGCTCGAGGAGCAGAACCGCCTCGAGCAGAGCCTCGGTGATCTAGGCCAACAACGGGCCAACGAGATCGCGCGCCTGCGGGCGGAGGAGGAACGGGCTCGTGCCGCCGCCGCCGAGTACGCCCAGGACCGCGACAAACAGTTGGAGCTGGAACGGCAGGCCGACTTGGCGCGCAGCCGCGCGGACGCGCTCGCGGCGCCACTGGCGCCGCTGACGTCGGGGTTCGTGCGGCCGTTCGACGGCGCCAAGCTGATCAGCCGCTTCGGCGAGGGCAACAACTCCTACCTCGGCATCCAGGCGCCCATGAACAACGCCGCCGTGCGTGCGGTTCAGGCGGGCCGCGTCAAGGCGGTCACGTACCTCGGGGCGAACTTCGGCTACATGGTGGCGTTGCAGCACGCCAACGGCATAGTCAGCGTGTACGTCAACCTGCGCCAACCGCTGGTGGGCCTCTACGACACGGTGGCGCAGGGCACGGTCCTGGGCTACCTGGGTGGGGGCACCCTCACACGGCCCGACGTGCTGCAGTTCTACGCCCAACGCGAGACCAGCGCGGGCAACCCGTTCATAGACCCCGCGCCGCTCCTGGGCTGGTAA
- a CDS encoding adenylate/guanylate cyclase domain-containing protein, which translates to MICSACGAANPSGMRYCGMCGVRLGRQSVARERRRVSMLFVDMSGFSGLTRDLDPEDMRDLADEVLTVVTSVVESYDGYVDALKGDGLLALFGAPHSHPDDALRAVLAGSASLSAIEEVGRARNLPLKGRAGVNTGIVIAGAVGSGRVRSYTVMGSAVNMAARLEEAAEPGEVWVGPETFRSTRNRLRYRPSGPIVLHGFPNVTSAKVLVAQTEYEADPYAHVAFVGRAAELARLRALHDEVGTTGTAREVWVVGEAGHGKTRLIKEFLGSSNPAPRSLWFEPSPGEEFGFAALGSQVFGIRVGEDTRSAAPRVQHQLDELLPGERRWHSLILASLDLEPRTTWKRIERRSVDRTSLAWRDLLLALSKRPAAGADGQVEPLVLVVENEPRDPALHEFLVLLAQAQAPLLLLRTARRFNDDSHPAALHLPPLKLEDSLRLLAEVAGPAMRVAAAGLVEQVGGVPAYVLELGRALSVASEESFSGSLASLLQARLDMIEVHHRRLLANAALAGEAVWEGLLRELGGPSAANDVLALVRENMLVAQAVSSVPGDIEYRFQSELLRNGVLRMIPYGERPVLHLRIATWLEQHAPLAFSALTAEHFELGGAHEAAYAHYLAAADLATSQDDGATAFDLYEKIAALSLPPALAAEGALALAQAAMSLGDDARAEAALARAEQLLSECPADARANLGLVLQQLRRDLAMVV; encoded by the coding sequence ATGATCTGTTCAGCCTGTGGTGCCGCCAACCCCAGTGGCATGCGTTACTGCGGCATGTGCGGCGTGCGCCTGGGCCGGCAGAGCGTGGCGCGTGAGCGGCGGCGCGTCAGCATGCTCTTCGTCGACATGTCGGGCTTCAGTGGGCTGACGAGGGACCTCGACCCGGAGGACATGCGCGACCTGGCGGACGAGGTGCTGACCGTGGTGACGAGCGTGGTCGAGTCGTACGACGGGTACGTCGACGCCTTGAAGGGAGACGGCCTGCTGGCGCTTTTCGGCGCCCCGCACTCCCACCCCGACGACGCGCTCAGGGCCGTTCTGGCGGGCTCGGCCAGCCTCTCGGCCATCGAGGAAGTGGGTAGGGCACGCAATCTGCCGCTCAAGGGGCGCGCGGGCGTGAACACTGGCATCGTCATCGCGGGCGCCGTCGGGTCGGGGCGCGTGCGCTCTTACACGGTCATGGGAAGCGCCGTCAACATGGCCGCGAGGCTCGAGGAGGCCGCCGAGCCTGGCGAGGTGTGGGTCGGCCCCGAGACGTTCCGCTCCACGCGGAACCGCCTCAGGTACCGCCCCAGCGGGCCGATCGTGTTGCACGGCTTCCCGAACGTGACGTCCGCGAAGGTGTTGGTCGCACAAACGGAGTACGAAGCCGACCCGTACGCTCACGTCGCGTTCGTCGGGCGGGCAGCCGAGCTGGCGCGGCTCCGGGCCCTACATGACGAGGTCGGCACCACGGGCACGGCGCGTGAAGTGTGGGTGGTGGGAGAGGCCGGTCACGGCAAGACCCGGCTCATCAAGGAGTTCCTCGGCAGCTCGAACCCGGCGCCGCGCTCTTTGTGGTTCGAGCCGTCGCCCGGTGAGGAGTTCGGGTTCGCTGCACTGGGCAGCCAGGTGTTCGGCATCCGCGTCGGTGAGGACACGCGCAGCGCTGCCCCGCGGGTTCAGCACCAGCTCGACGAGCTGCTGCCGGGTGAGCGCCGCTGGCACAGCCTGATCCTGGCCAGCCTCGACCTCGAGCCGCGCACCACCTGGAAGCGGATCGAGCGACGCAGCGTAGACCGCACCAGCCTCGCCTGGCGCGACCTGCTGTTGGCGCTTAGCAAGCGGCCTGCCGCCGGGGCCGACGGCCAAGTCGAGCCGCTCGTGCTGGTCGTCGAGAACGAGCCGCGCGACCCGGCGCTCCACGAGTTCCTGGTCCTGCTGGCGCAGGCGCAGGCGCCGCTGCTCCTCCTGCGCACGGCGCGCAGGTTCAACGACGATTCCCACCCCGCGGCCTTGCACCTGCCGCCACTGAAGCTGGAGGACAGCCTGCGGCTGCTCGCCGAGGTCGCCGGCCCGGCCATGCGCGTGGCGGCCGCCGGGCTCGTCGAGCAGGTCGGCGGCGTCCCCGCTTACGTTCTAGAGCTCGGCCGGGCGCTGTCGGTGGCGTCGGAGGAGTCGTTCTCCGGCTCCCTCGCTTCGTTGCTGCAGGCCCGCCTCGACATGATCGAGGTCCACCATCGCCGGCTCTTGGCGAACGCGGCGTTGGCGGGCGAGGCGGTATGGGAGGGACTGCTGCGAGAACTCGGTGGTCCGTCGGCGGCCAACGACGTGCTGGCGCTGGTGCGCGAGAACATGCTGGTGGCCCAGGCCGTCTCCTCCGTGCCTGGCGACATCGAGTACCGCTTCCAGAGCGAGCTGCTACGTAACGGGGTACTCAGGATGATCCCTTACGGTGAACGGCCGGTGCTCCACCTGCGCATCGCCACCTGGCTCGAGCAGCACGCTCCCCTGGCGTTCTCGGCGTTGACCGCCGAGCACTTCGAGTTGGGCGGCGCCCACGAGGCGGCGTACGCGCACTACCTGGCGGCCGCCGACCTGGCCACGTCGCAAGACGACGGAGCCACCGCCTTCGACCTCTACGAGAAGATCGCCGCGCTCTCGCTCCCCCCGGCGCTCGCCGCGGAGGGCGCGCTCGCGCTGGCCCAGGCGGCCATGAGCCTCGGCGACGACGCCCGGGCCGAGGCCGCGCTGGCGCGGGCCGAGCAGTTGCTGTCGGAGTGCCCCGCCGACGCCCGGGCCAACCTCGGCTTGGTGTTACAGCAGCTGCGCCGAGACCTGGCCATGGTGGTGTGA
- a CDS encoding DUF1043 family protein has translation MNVWVWVVIAALVGVVAGWFLANALRRRNPSEQRLRQMQLVLDRFQGEVAQHFQESGELITRLRADVESLYRHLEDGASKLTTEDAVQARLRQLEELPPSADADLDH, from the coding sequence GTGAACGTCTGGGTCTGGGTGGTGATCGCGGCGCTGGTCGGCGTGGTAGCCGGGTGGTTCCTGGCCAACGCCCTGCGGCGCCGGAACCCCAGCGAGCAGCGGCTGCGGCAGATGCAGCTCGTCCTCGACCGCTTCCAGGGGGAGGTCGCGCAGCACTTCCAGGAGTCGGGCGAGCTCATCACCCGGCTGCGCGCGGACGTCGAGTCGCTCTACCGCCACCTCGAGGACGGGGCGTCCAAGCTCACGACGGAGGACGCCGTCCAGGCTCGCCTGCGGCAACTCGAGGAGTTGCCGCCCTCCGCCGACGCCGACCTCGATCACTGA
- a CDS encoding N-acetylmuramoyl-L-alanine amidase, with protein MKRLLPILLFLASCVTVAAQERHNYLAVNGTIVDPAGPYYFIRQGDSSNAYAKAQPLAEAMSLTVQYVPSEKVLVFSDGFRTARFQATSDITAGLVKAPGTVSVSPAVSGRTTLASPKAILVDGVAYVAITPIVTAFEGVSSWNSERHVITIDTAERLGYLVSRPRTGITEGVSRVAIDIPSSAEYEVAAGEGALLIVLPGARAEAFEQDLDDPNLSHLSVTSSGAQVTVAAQLKYPVDPAGKGYRVGVIEKDAGRTLYVDFAPDLAGNAVTALTPPAQAAEAAAPALLSVPEHRQVVVIDAGHGGHDPGATGQAVEKQVVLAVALELKRILEAEGVQVILTRDSDTFLTLQQRSLFATPERNIFVSIHANSAAKTSASGIETWVFGEPLDPSNIDRAIEENGGGAEGQALTDEALRSARDLAADILREAQLNYSLTLAETVQRNLVSATGARDRGVRANLFYVIRNARIPAILVEIGFTSNPEEGRKLGTTAYQQKLAQALADGLLEFLRGGGMVARR; from the coding sequence GTGAAGCGGCTACTGCCCATCCTCCTGTTTCTGGCTTCTTGCGTCACCGTCGCCGCTCAGGAGCGCCACAACTACCTAGCGGTGAACGGCACGATAGTCGACCCGGCGGGTCCTTACTACTTCATCCGGCAAGGCGACAGCTCCAACGCCTACGCCAAGGCGCAACCCCTCGCCGAGGCCATGAGCCTCACCGTTCAGTACGTTCCCAGCGAGAAAGTCCTCGTGTTCAGCGACGGTTTCAGGACCGCGCGCTTCCAGGCTACGTCCGATATCACCGCGGGCCTCGTCAAGGCCCCGGGTACCGTTTCGGTCTCCCCCGCCGTCAGCGGTCGGACCACTTTGGCGAGCCCCAAGGCCATCCTGGTCGACGGGGTGGCGTACGTCGCGATCACGCCTATCGTCACGGCCTTCGAGGGCGTCAGCTCCTGGAACTCCGAGCGCCACGTGATCACCATCGACACGGCGGAACGCCTGGGTTACCTGGTGTCCAGGCCCCGCACGGGAATAACCGAGGGAGTGTCTCGCGTGGCGATCGACATCCCCAGCAGCGCCGAATACGAGGTGGCCGCGGGTGAGGGCGCACTCCTGATCGTCCTGCCGGGCGCGCGCGCCGAGGCGTTCGAGCAGGACCTCGACGACCCGAACCTGAGTCACCTGTCGGTCACCAGCTCGGGCGCCCAGGTGACGGTGGCTGCCCAGCTGAAGTACCCCGTCGATCCGGCGGGCAAGGGCTATAGGGTCGGAGTGATCGAGAAGGACGCCGGCCGCACCCTATACGTCGATTTCGCGCCAGACCTGGCCGGCAACGCCGTGACCGCGCTGACGCCGCCGGCGCAGGCGGCCGAGGCGGCCGCTCCGGCCCTACTCAGCGTGCCCGAGCACCGCCAAGTGGTCGTCATCGACGCCGGCCATGGCGGCCACGACCCTGGCGCCACCGGCCAGGCCGTCGAGAAGCAGGTCGTGCTGGCGGTGGCCCTCGAGCTCAAGCGCATCCTCGAGGCCGAGGGCGTGCAGGTAATCCTGACCCGCGATTCCGACACCTTCCTCACACTGCAGCAGCGCTCCCTCTTCGCCACTCCGGAGCGCAACATCTTCGTTTCCATCCACGCGAACTCGGCCGCCAAGACCTCGGCGTCGGGCATCGAGACCTGGGTGTTCGGCGAGCCCCTGGACCCGTCCAACATCGACCGCGCCATCGAGGAGAACGGTGGCGGGGCGGAGGGCCAGGCGCTGACGGACGAGGCCCTGCGCAGCGCGCGTGACCTGGCCGCGGACATCCTGCGCGAGGCCCAGCTCAACTACTCCCTGACGCTGGCCGAGACCGTGCAGCGCAACCTGGTCAGCGCGACCGGGGCCCGCGACCGCGGCGTGCGGGCCAACCTCTTCTACGTGATCCGCAACGCGCGCATCCCGGCGATCCTCGTCGAGATCGGCTTCACCAGCAACCCCGAAGAAGGTCGAAAGCTCGGCACGACGGCCTACCAGCAGAAACTCGCCCAGGCGTTGGCCGACGGGCTGCTGGAGTTCCTCCGCGGCGGCGGCATGGTTGCGCGCCGCTGA
- a CDS encoding NUDIX domain-containing protein → MTRRPQHPQSGDPRHATPSGTLSTVAGAGGVVFGPDGRTLLLQHVSGHWVFPKGHVEAGETQLQAALREIAEEAGVTARCDDPQRTWTTFYRNPHGVQRLITWYRCSTDDTESHVTEDSFIGGGFYPPAEALELLTHRTDRDLLRRVLSDGERGS, encoded by the coding sequence ATGACACGCCGCCCTCAGCACCCTCAGTCCGGCGACCCGAGGCACGCTACGCCCAGCGGGACGCTGTCCACCGTCGCGGGGGCCGGAGGCGTGGTGTTCGGCCCCGATGGCCGAACGTTGCTCCTCCAGCACGTGAGTGGCCATTGGGTCTTCCCGAAGGGGCACGTGGAAGCAGGCGAGACTCAGTTGCAGGCCGCCCTGCGCGAGATCGCCGAGGAGGCGGGCGTCACCGCCCGCTGCGATGACCCTCAACGCACCTGGACCACCTTCTACCGGAACCCCCACGGCGTGCAGCGCCTCATCACCTGGTACCGTTGCTCCACGGACGACACCGAAAGCCACGTCACCGAGGACTCCTTCATAGGCGGTGGTTTCTACCCGCCCGCCGAGGCCCTCGAGCTGCTAACGCACCGGACGGATCGCGACCTGCTCAGGCGCGTCCTGAGCGACGGCGAGCGTGGCTCGTGA
- a CDS encoding Wzz/FepE/Etk N-terminal domain-containing protein, with amino-acid sequence MYDTRDEISLRELYLILRGGFAAIVIVTIIVGGAAFVYLSSKPARYEAAATVQVVAPQPSTTGDLANLIPQVGLGAQAYTSLANSSSVLLSAFPKTSNDPDELRRLSDSLELKAIDTSNQARGQLTLEHKATADTAEEAARRANAWASASAAAAVGAMRETVDAAVASSTRQVEVRKAELDRAQADWAEFSKEDARAALRSRLDQLALQQAATRARITELDGKIAANTAQQALLTAAAAARGGTSSSSLATQVRALVDAGALPEDAATGLREALSQLPPGATSGGQDLVNLVSRARLETVTAELAGQVAERAQLHAGADQAEAEGATLRARLADLDQRASTPQTALNVARVAYDRVASVMPLLALQQSMVADAATVIIAAAPPLSPKPTNRLTITVAAALVAGLLATILVFLRAAVADTSPPKGFARRATEIDEKSGTLTHHDEDLLSVGESRR; translated from the coding sequence ATGTACGACACCCGTGACGAGATCTCGCTAAGGGAGCTCTACCTCATCTTGCGCGGCGGCTTCGCTGCCATCGTCATCGTCACGATCATCGTCGGTGGGGCCGCGTTCGTTTACTTGTCATCCAAGCCGGCCCGCTACGAGGCGGCGGCAACGGTGCAGGTGGTCGCCCCACAGCCAAGTACCACCGGCGACCTCGCCAATCTGATCCCGCAGGTGGGTTTGGGCGCGCAGGCGTACACGTCCCTCGCTAACAGCAGTTCCGTGCTGCTCTCGGCGTTCCCGAAGACCTCCAACGACCCCGACGAGCTGAGGCGCCTGAGCGACTCCCTCGAACTCAAGGCCATCGACACGTCGAACCAGGCGCGCGGCCAGCTGACCCTCGAGCACAAGGCCACGGCCGATACGGCCGAGGAGGCCGCCCGCCGCGCCAACGCCTGGGCATCGGCGAGCGCGGCTGCAGCCGTTGGCGCCATGCGCGAGACCGTCGACGCGGCCGTGGCGAGCAGTACCAGGCAGGTGGAGGTCCGCAAGGCCGAACTCGACCGGGCCCAGGCCGACTGGGCCGAGTTCTCGAAGGAAGACGCCCGCGCGGCGCTGCGGAGCCGGCTGGATCAGCTGGCGCTGCAACAAGCCGCCACCAGGGCCCGCATTACTGAGCTGGACGGCAAGATCGCCGCCAACACCGCTCAACAGGCGCTGCTCACGGCGGCCGCTGCGGCCCGAGGCGGCACTTCCAGCTCGTCCCTAGCCACCCAGGTTCGCGCGCTGGTCGATGCGGGCGCGCTGCCCGAGGACGCGGCCACGGGCCTACGCGAGGCCCTCAGTCAACTCCCGCCAGGCGCCACCTCCGGCGGGCAGGACCTCGTCAACCTCGTCAGCCGCGCCCGGCTGGAGACGGTCACGGCGGAGCTGGCCGGCCAGGTGGCCGAACGCGCCCAACTGCACGCCGGCGCCGACCAGGCGGAGGCCGAGGGCGCGACTCTCCGAGCCCGCCTGGCCGACCTCGACCAGCGCGCCTCCACGCCACAGACGGCGCTGAACGTCGCACGCGTCGCGTACGACCGCGTGGCCTCGGTGATGCCGTTACTCGCCCTGCAGCAGAGCATGGTGGCGGACGCGGCCACCGTGATCATCGCGGCCGCACCCCCCCTTAGCCCCAAGCCCACGAACCGGCTGACCATCACCGTCGCCGCCGCGTTGGTCGCCGGGCTCCTGGCCACCATCCTCGTGTTCCTTCGGGCCGCCGTTGCCGACACCTCGCCGCCGAAGGGCTTCGCTAGAAGGGCGACCGAGATCGACGAGAAGAGCGGCACGCTCACCCACCACGACGAGGACCTTCTGAGCGTGGGCGAGAGCCGCCGGTAA
- a CDS encoding NAD(P)-dependent oxidoreductase has translation MDSVAVGGLTASSSAGLVLTGGSGRLGQELLALLPDAVAPSSNELDVTDPSMTRTVLKRLRPGVVVHAAAYTDVKGAEADRDRCWLVNVGGTRNVARAARDLGARLVHISTDYVFYGDRGNYGEEDTPGPVRNYYALTKLVAEEAARSAPGALVVRTSFRPREWQYAAAYDDLYTSQDYVDVIAPLLAELVTHLGEVAYDTVHVATERKSVYELAARRAPRVRRASKVEAGVSLPDDVSLDVSRFARLRATWAGGE, from the coding sequence GTGGACAGCGTGGCGGTGGGCGGCTTGACCGCGTCCTCCAGCGCCGGGCTCGTCCTGACGGGCGGCAGCGGGCGGTTGGGCCAGGAACTGTTGGCGCTCCTGCCCGACGCGGTGGCGCCGAGCTCCAACGAGCTCGACGTCACCGACCCCTCGATGACACGAACGGTGCTGAAACGGCTTCGCCCCGGCGTGGTCGTACATGCCGCCGCCTACACCGACGTGAAGGGCGCCGAGGCGGACCGCGACCGTTGCTGGCTCGTCAACGTCGGCGGTACGCGCAACGTCGCGCGCGCTGCTCGCGACCTTGGGGCGCGCCTGGTGCACATCTCGACGGATTACGTGTTCTACGGCGACCGCGGGAACTACGGGGAAGAAGACACCCCGGGGCCGGTGCGCAACTACTACGCGCTCACCAAACTCGTGGCCGAGGAGGCGGCGCGCTCGGCCCCCGGCGCGCTCGTCGTGCGCACGAGCTTTAGGCCACGCGAGTGGCAGTACGCAGCCGCGTACGACGACCTGTACACGTCGCAGGACTACGTCGACGTGATAGCGCCCCTGCTTGCCGAACTGGTCACTCACCTGGGCGAGGTCGCGTACGACACTGTCCACGTGGCCACCGAGCGCAAGAGCGTGTACGAGCTGGCGGCCAGACGGGCGCCGCGCGTGCGCCGCGCGAGCAAGGTCGAGGCCGGGGTCTCGCTGCCCGACGACGTGTCGCTGGACGTTTCCCGCTTCGCGCGGTTGCGCGCCACTTGGGCGGGCGGCGAGTGA